In a genomic window of Helianthus annuus cultivar XRQ/B chromosome 10, HanXRQr2.0-SUNRISE, whole genome shotgun sequence:
- the LOC110886023 gene encoding kinesin-like protein KIN-14Q isoform X8 has product MEHNRFDPLLLTDVPIQQLQNQRQPKPETHMFFQPSVMAESDDLCFSKIEECSLQNGACEAFKDKDCMDPIGNDVLDEISWRDLSSIAIGNDQDVLDDGNVKKEISWGDSVLEEIVTEDVLDDLNVKKEISWRNSISEAIGTEDVLMDENVTKSHPDLVICSGSPDIPNQTYEDSPKLLKQSSLELSFENGITEGPKMKDYSHNTNEDLGSSEASFELLPLASCEENDEECDELMKAKRALETMKRENERKSKECEEALKALRELQNELMRKSMHVGSLAFAVEGQVKEKSKWFSSLRDMSRKLKIMKMDQIKLLEEAEAYKKHAADMNDMSCIIQSRINEQVTQHEQLKNRFNEGAKERKELYNKIQELKGNIRVFCRCRPLNSEEIAEGASMAFDFEASKDGELRVKSNVAFKKNFKFDSVFGPEANQVDVFEDTSSFATSVLDGYNVCIFAYGQTGTGKTFTMEGTNENRGVNFRTLEELFRVINERKNQIRYEISVSVMEVYNEQIRDLLLPSSQPGVAAKRLEIRQVGEGLHHVPGLVEAAVSNMGEVWEVLKTGSSSRAVGSTNANEHSSRSHCIHCVMVKGENLVSGECTRSKLWLVDLAGSERVAKTEVQGERLKETQNINRSLSALGDVISALATKSPHIPFRNSKLTHLLQDSLGGDSKTLMFVQISPNENDLSESLCSLNFASRVRGIELGPAKKQVESAEVLKYKQMAERYKNEMKNKDLQIKKMEDNVHGLDVKLKEKELKNKILQDKVKELESQLLVERKLARQHVDTKIAEQQMKQQKDDAVSTLSRHPLASKPLNATKINEESKENQSNIVQQPPLVDKNTAYKLPAPFPPARDLVNLDDNMENENENENEKENNPYLPEPFKIPKRTGRASICTTSQRVAVRSVLPRRNSLIPLPTTLAPAKFVPPLPSIESENEHEDRPERCVEPDSPKRSNGSGKKLMSALRRSFNKKNQMKSPLQQYARRAGGLNVPVDRVRVSIGSRARMGHRLVANGRRIKQQNNCMDKERRWNIGKGGL; this is encoded by the exons ATGGAACATAACCGATTTGACCCACTTCTACTCACTGATGTTCCCATACAGCAACTGCAAAACCAACGCCAACCGAAACCCGAAACCCATATGTTCTTTCAGCCGTCTGTGATGGCAGAATCTGATGATCTGTGTTTTAGCAAGATTGAAG AATGTTCTTTGCAAAATGGGGCTTGTGAAGCATTTAAGGATAAAGATTGTATGGATCCTATTGGAAATGATGTTCTTGATG AAATTTCTTGGAGGGATTTAAGCTCAATTGCAATTGGGAATGATCAAGATGTTCTTGATGATGGAAATGtgaaaaaag AAATTTCATGGGGGGACTCAGTTTTAGAAGAAATTGTGACTGAAGATGTTCTTGATGATTTAAATGTGAAAAAAG AAATTTCATGGAGGAACTCAATCTCAGAAGCAATTGGGACTGAAGATGTTCTTATGGATGAGAATGTGACAAAAA GTCATCCCGATTTAGTTATATGCTCCGGATCGCCTGACATCCCTAACCAAACTTATGAAGATTCACCGAAGTTATTAAAACAGTCATCCCTTGAGCTCTCTTTCGAAAACGGTATTACTGAGGGACCCAAGATGAAAGATTACAGTCACAATACAAATGAAGATCTCGGTAGTTCAGAAGCTTCATTTGAGCTCCTTCCATTAGCATCATGTGAA GAAAATGATGAAGAGTGTGATGAGCTGATGAAAGCAAAGAGGGCGTTGGAGACAATGAAGAGGGAAAACGAACGCAAGAgtaaagaatgcgaagaagcgtTAAAGGCGTTAAGAGAGCTTCAAAACGAGTTAATGAGAAAATCGATGCATGTTGGGTCACTCG CTTTTGCGGTTGAGGGTCAAGTGAAAGAAAAGAGTAAATGGTTTTCGTCGTTAAGAGACATGTCAAGAAAACTTAAG ATCATGAAAATGGATCAAATCAAACTGCTAGAAGAGGCAGAGGCTTACAAAAAACATGCTGCGGATATGAATGACATGAGTTGTATCATTCAATCAAGAA TCAACGAACAAGTTACACAACATGAACAACTCAAGAACCGATTTAACGAAGGAGCTAAAGAAAGGAAAGAACTGTACAACAAAATCCAAGAGTTAAAAG GGAATATTAGAGTATTTTGTCGGTGTAGGCCTTTGAACTCAGAAGAGATTGCTGAAGGAGCTTCAATGGCATTTGATTTTGAAGCTTCTAAAGACGGTGAACTTAGAGTAAAATCAAATGTAGCATTTAAAAAGAACTTCAAATTTGATTCAGTTTTTGGCCCCGAAGCAAACCAAG tcgatgttttcgaGGATACGTCATCGTTTGCAACCTCGGTTCTTGACGGGTACAACGTGTGCATATTTGCGTATGGACAAACTGGAACCGGAAAGACTTTTACAATGGAGGGTACGAACGAAAACCGAGGAGTTAATTTCAGGACTCTTGAAGAATTATTCCGTGTGATTAACGAACGCAAGAATCAAATCCGGTATGAGATATCCGTAAGTGTTATGGAAGTTTATAATGAGCAGATTCGCGATTTACTACTTCCAAGTTCACAGCCAGGAGTTGCTGCAAAGAG GCTTGAGATTAGACAAGTCGGTGAAGGGTTGCACCATGTTCCGGGCCTCGTTGAGGCTGCGGTGAGCAACATGGGTGAAGTTTGGGAGGTTTTGAAAACCGGGAGTAGTTCAAGGGCGGTTGGGTCAACCAACGCTAATGAGCATAGTAGCCGATCTCATTG TATACATTGTGTGATGGTTAAAGGGGAAAACTTGGTGAGTGGAGAATGCACAAGGAGCAAGCTTTGGCTAGTTGATTTAGCAGGAAGTGAACGGGTCGCGAAAACCGAGGTACAAGGAGAAAGACTCAAAGAAACCCAAAATATAAACCGATCGCTTTCGGCACTTGGAGATGTTATATCCGCTTTAGCAACTAAGAGCCCACACATCCCCTTTAG AAACTCAAAGCTCACTCATTTGCTTCAAGACTCTCTAG GTGGAGACTCGAAGACGCTAATGTTTGTGCAGATTAGTCCCAACGAGAACGATTTAAGCGAATCACTTTGCTCCCTCAACTTTGCAAGCAGAGTGAGAGGAATAGAATTGGGTCCTGCAAAGAAGCAAGTAGAAAGCGCGGAAGTTTTAAAATATAAACAAATG GCCGAGAGGTACAAGAACGAGATGAAGAACAAAGATCTACAGATCAAGAAAATGGAAGATAACGTTCATGGTTTAGACgtgaagttgaaagaaaaagagttgaaaaacaagattTTGCAAGATAAG GTTAAAGAACTAGAATCACAGCTTTTGGTTGAGAGAAAACTCGCACGCCAACATGTTGACACAAAGATAGCGGAACAGCAAATGAAACAACAGAAGGATGACGCGGTTTCCACACTTTCAAGACATCCGCTAGCTTCTAAACCGTTGAACGCAACGAAAATCAATGAAGAAAGCAAGGAAAACCAATCAAACATCGTTCAACAACCACCGCTTGTTGACAAGAACACCGCGTACAAACTACCCGCACCCTTTCCTCCAGCACGCGACCTTGTCAATCTAGACGACAATATGGAAAATGAAAACGAGAacgaaaatgaaaaagaaaacaacCCGTATTTGCCTGAACCGTTCAAGATTCCGAAACGAACTGGTAGAGCTTCCATTTGCACAACTTCACAACGGGTTGCAGTGAGATCGGTATTACCACGAAGAAACTCTTTGATCCCGCTGCCAACTACTCTAGCACCGGCCAAATTCGTGCCGCCATTGCCATCAATAGAAAGTGAAAATGAGCATGAGGATCGACCCGAGCGTTGTGTGGAGCCAGACAGTCCCAAAAGAAGCAATGGCAGTGGGAAGAAACTGATGAGCGCGTTGAGACGAAGCTTTAACAAGAAAAACCAAATGAAATCTCCATTGCAACAATATGCGAGAAGAGCGGGTGGCTTGAATGTCCCGGTGGACCGGGTCAGGGTTTCTATTGGCTCACGAGCGCGTATGGGTCATAGGCTCGTCGCCAATGGACGAAGAATAAAACAGCAGAACAACTGTATGGACAAGGAAAGAAGATGGAACATTGGCAAAGGAGGACTTTGA
- the LOC110886023 gene encoding kinesin-like protein KIN-14Q isoform X9 has product MEHNRFDPLLLTDVPIQQLQNQRQPKPETHMFFQPSVMAESDDLCFSKIEECSLQNGACEAFKDKDCMDPIGNDVLDEISWRDLSSIAIGNDQDVLDDGNVKKEISWRNSISEAIGTEDVLMDENVTKSHPDLVICSGSPDIPNQTYEDSPKLLKQSSLELSFENGITEGPKMKDYSHNTNEDLGSSEASFELLPLASCEENDEECDELMKAKRALETMKRENERKSKECEEALKALRELQNELMRKSMHVGSLAFAVEGQVKEKSKWFSSLRDMSRKLKIMKMDQIKLLEEAEAYKKHAADMNDMSCIIQSRINEQVTQHEQLKNRFNEGAKERKELYNKIQELKGNIRVFCRCRPLNSEEIAEGASMAFDFEASKDGELRVKSNVAFKKNFKFDSVFGPEANQVDVFEDTSSFATSVLDGYNVCIFAYGQTGTGKTFTMEGTNENRGVNFRTLEELFRVINERKNQIRYEISVSVMEVYNEQIRDLLLPSSQPGVAAKRLEIRQVGEGLHHVPGLVEAAVSNMGEVWEVLKTGSSSRAVGSTNANEHSSRSHCIHCVMVKGENLVSGECTRSKLWLVDLAGSERVAKTEVQGERLKETQNINRSLSALGDVISALATKSPHIPFRNSKLTHLLQDSLGGDSKTLMFVQISPNENDLSESLCSLNFASRVRGIELGPAKKQVESAEVLKYKQMAERYKNEMKNKDLQIKKMEDNVHGLDVKLKEKELKNKILQDKVKELESQLLVERKLARQHVDTKIAEQQMKQQKDDAVSTLSRHPLASKPLNATKINEESKENQSNIVQQPPLVDKNTAYKLPAPFPPARDLVNLDDNMENENENENEKENNPYLPEPFKIPKRTGRASICTTSQRVAVRSVLPRRNSLIPLPTTLAPAKFVPPLPSIESENEHEDRPERCVEPDSPKRSNGSGKKLMSALRRSFNKKNQMKSPLQQYARRAGGLNVPVDRVRVSIGSRARMGHRLVANGRRIKQQNNCMDKERRWNIGKGGL; this is encoded by the exons ATGGAACATAACCGATTTGACCCACTTCTACTCACTGATGTTCCCATACAGCAACTGCAAAACCAACGCCAACCGAAACCCGAAACCCATATGTTCTTTCAGCCGTCTGTGATGGCAGAATCTGATGATCTGTGTTTTAGCAAGATTGAAG AATGTTCTTTGCAAAATGGGGCTTGTGAAGCATTTAAGGATAAAGATTGTATGGATCCTATTGGAAATGATGTTCTTGATG AAATTTCTTGGAGGGATTTAAGCTCAATTGCAATTGGGAATGATCAAGATGTTCTTGATGATGGAAATGtgaaaaaag AAATTTCATGGAGGAACTCAATCTCAGAAGCAATTGGGACTGAAGATGTTCTTATGGATGAGAATGTGACAAAAA GTCATCCCGATTTAGTTATATGCTCCGGATCGCCTGACATCCCTAACCAAACTTATGAAGATTCACCGAAGTTATTAAAACAGTCATCCCTTGAGCTCTCTTTCGAAAACGGTATTACTGAGGGACCCAAGATGAAAGATTACAGTCACAATACAAATGAAGATCTCGGTAGTTCAGAAGCTTCATTTGAGCTCCTTCCATTAGCATCATGTGAA GAAAATGATGAAGAGTGTGATGAGCTGATGAAAGCAAAGAGGGCGTTGGAGACAATGAAGAGGGAAAACGAACGCAAGAgtaaagaatgcgaagaagcgtTAAAGGCGTTAAGAGAGCTTCAAAACGAGTTAATGAGAAAATCGATGCATGTTGGGTCACTCG CTTTTGCGGTTGAGGGTCAAGTGAAAGAAAAGAGTAAATGGTTTTCGTCGTTAAGAGACATGTCAAGAAAACTTAAG ATCATGAAAATGGATCAAATCAAACTGCTAGAAGAGGCAGAGGCTTACAAAAAACATGCTGCGGATATGAATGACATGAGTTGTATCATTCAATCAAGAA TCAACGAACAAGTTACACAACATGAACAACTCAAGAACCGATTTAACGAAGGAGCTAAAGAAAGGAAAGAACTGTACAACAAAATCCAAGAGTTAAAAG GGAATATTAGAGTATTTTGTCGGTGTAGGCCTTTGAACTCAGAAGAGATTGCTGAAGGAGCTTCAATGGCATTTGATTTTGAAGCTTCTAAAGACGGTGAACTTAGAGTAAAATCAAATGTAGCATTTAAAAAGAACTTCAAATTTGATTCAGTTTTTGGCCCCGAAGCAAACCAAG tcgatgttttcgaGGATACGTCATCGTTTGCAACCTCGGTTCTTGACGGGTACAACGTGTGCATATTTGCGTATGGACAAACTGGAACCGGAAAGACTTTTACAATGGAGGGTACGAACGAAAACCGAGGAGTTAATTTCAGGACTCTTGAAGAATTATTCCGTGTGATTAACGAACGCAAGAATCAAATCCGGTATGAGATATCCGTAAGTGTTATGGAAGTTTATAATGAGCAGATTCGCGATTTACTACTTCCAAGTTCACAGCCAGGAGTTGCTGCAAAGAG GCTTGAGATTAGACAAGTCGGTGAAGGGTTGCACCATGTTCCGGGCCTCGTTGAGGCTGCGGTGAGCAACATGGGTGAAGTTTGGGAGGTTTTGAAAACCGGGAGTAGTTCAAGGGCGGTTGGGTCAACCAACGCTAATGAGCATAGTAGCCGATCTCATTG TATACATTGTGTGATGGTTAAAGGGGAAAACTTGGTGAGTGGAGAATGCACAAGGAGCAAGCTTTGGCTAGTTGATTTAGCAGGAAGTGAACGGGTCGCGAAAACCGAGGTACAAGGAGAAAGACTCAAAGAAACCCAAAATATAAACCGATCGCTTTCGGCACTTGGAGATGTTATATCCGCTTTAGCAACTAAGAGCCCACACATCCCCTTTAG AAACTCAAAGCTCACTCATTTGCTTCAAGACTCTCTAG GTGGAGACTCGAAGACGCTAATGTTTGTGCAGATTAGTCCCAACGAGAACGATTTAAGCGAATCACTTTGCTCCCTCAACTTTGCAAGCAGAGTGAGAGGAATAGAATTGGGTCCTGCAAAGAAGCAAGTAGAAAGCGCGGAAGTTTTAAAATATAAACAAATG GCCGAGAGGTACAAGAACGAGATGAAGAACAAAGATCTACAGATCAAGAAAATGGAAGATAACGTTCATGGTTTAGACgtgaagttgaaagaaaaagagttgaaaaacaagattTTGCAAGATAAG GTTAAAGAACTAGAATCACAGCTTTTGGTTGAGAGAAAACTCGCACGCCAACATGTTGACACAAAGATAGCGGAACAGCAAATGAAACAACAGAAGGATGACGCGGTTTCCACACTTTCAAGACATCCGCTAGCTTCTAAACCGTTGAACGCAACGAAAATCAATGAAGAAAGCAAGGAAAACCAATCAAACATCGTTCAACAACCACCGCTTGTTGACAAGAACACCGCGTACAAACTACCCGCACCCTTTCCTCCAGCACGCGACCTTGTCAATCTAGACGACAATATGGAAAATGAAAACGAGAacgaaaatgaaaaagaaaacaacCCGTATTTGCCTGAACCGTTCAAGATTCCGAAACGAACTGGTAGAGCTTCCATTTGCACAACTTCACAACGGGTTGCAGTGAGATCGGTATTACCACGAAGAAACTCTTTGATCCCGCTGCCAACTACTCTAGCACCGGCCAAATTCGTGCCGCCATTGCCATCAATAGAAAGTGAAAATGAGCATGAGGATCGACCCGAGCGTTGTGTGGAGCCAGACAGTCCCAAAAGAAGCAATGGCAGTGGGAAGAAACTGATGAGCGCGTTGAGACGAAGCTTTAACAAGAAAAACCAAATGAAATCTCCATTGCAACAATATGCGAGAAGAGCGGGTGGCTTGAATGTCCCGGTGGACCGGGTCAGGGTTTCTATTGGCTCACGAGCGCGTATGGGTCATAGGCTCGTCGCCAATGGACGAAGAATAAAACAGCAGAACAACTGTATGGACAAGGAAAGAAGATGGAACATTGGCAAAGGAGGACTTTGA
- the LOC110886023 gene encoding kinesin-like protein KIN-14Q isoform X2: MEHNRFDPLLLTDVPIQQLQNQRQPKPETHMFFQPSVMAESDDLCFSKIEECSLQNGACEAFKDKDCMDPIGNDVLDEISWRDLSSIAIGNDQDVLDDGNVKKEISWGDSISEEIGTKDVLDDGNVKKEISWGDSVLEEIVTEDVLDDLNVKKEISWVDSISEEIGTEDVPDNGNVKKEISWRNSISEAIGTEDVLMDENVTKSHPDLVICSGSPDIPNQTYEDSPKLLKQSSLELSFENGITEGPKMKDYSHNTNEDLGSSEASFELLPLASCEENDEECDELMKAKRALETMKRENERKSKECEEALKALRELQNELMRKSMHVGSLAFAVEGQVKEKSKWFSSLRDMSRKLKIMKMDQIKLLEEAEAYKKHAADMNDMSCIIQSRINEQVTQHEQLKNRFNEGAKERKELYNKIQELKGNIRVFCRCRPLNSEEIAEGASMAFDFEASKDGELRVKSNVAFKKNFKFDSVFGPEANQVDVFEDTSSFATSVLDGYNVCIFAYGQTGTGKTFTMEGTNENRGVNFRTLEELFRVINERKNQIRYEISVSVMEVYNEQIRDLLLPSSQPGVAAKRLEIRQVGEGLHHVPGLVEAAVSNMGEVWEVLKTGSSSRAVGSTNANEHSSRSHCIHCVMVKGENLVSGECTRSKLWLVDLAGSERVAKTEVQGERLKETQNINRSLSALGDVISALATKSPHIPFRNSKLTHLLQDSLGGDSKTLMFVQISPNENDLSESLCSLNFASRVRGIELGPAKKQVESAEVLKYKQMAERYKNEMKNKDLQIKKMEDNVHGLDVKLKEKELKNKILQDKVKELESQLLVERKLARQHVDTKIAEQQMKQQKDDAVSTLSRHPLASKPLNATKINEESKENQSNIVQQPPLVDKNTAYKLPAPFPPARDLVNLDDNMENENENENEKENNPYLPEPFKIPKRTGRASICTTSQRVAVRSVLPRRNSLIPLPTTLAPAKFVPPLPSIESENEHEDRPERCVEPDSPKRSNGSGKKLMSALRRSFNKKNQMKSPLQQYARRAGGLNVPVDRVRVSIGSRARMGHRLVANGRRIKQQNNCMDKERRWNIGKGGL; encoded by the exons ATGGAACATAACCGATTTGACCCACTTCTACTCACTGATGTTCCCATACAGCAACTGCAAAACCAACGCCAACCGAAACCCGAAACCCATATGTTCTTTCAGCCGTCTGTGATGGCAGAATCTGATGATCTGTGTTTTAGCAAGATTGAAG AATGTTCTTTGCAAAATGGGGCTTGTGAAGCATTTAAGGATAAAGATTGTATGGATCCTATTGGAAATGATGTTCTTGATG AAATTTCTTGGAGGGATTTAAGCTCAATTGCAATTGGGAATGATCAAGATGTTCTTGATGATGGAAATGtgaaaaaag AAATTTCATGGGGGGACTCAATCTCAGAAGAAATTGGGACTAAAGATGTTCTTGATGATGGAAATGTGAAAAAAG AAATTTCATGGGGGGACTCAGTTTTAGAAGAAATTGTGACTGAAGATGTTCTTGATGATTTAAATGTGAAAAAAG AAATTTCATGGGTGGACTCAATCTCAGAAGAAATTGGGACTGAAGATGTTCCTGataatggaaatgtgaaaaaaG AAATTTCATGGAGGAACTCAATCTCAGAAGCAATTGGGACTGAAGATGTTCTTATGGATGAGAATGTGACAAAAA GTCATCCCGATTTAGTTATATGCTCCGGATCGCCTGACATCCCTAACCAAACTTATGAAGATTCACCGAAGTTATTAAAACAGTCATCCCTTGAGCTCTCTTTCGAAAACGGTATTACTGAGGGACCCAAGATGAAAGATTACAGTCACAATACAAATGAAGATCTCGGTAGTTCAGAAGCTTCATTTGAGCTCCTTCCATTAGCATCATGTGAA GAAAATGATGAAGAGTGTGATGAGCTGATGAAAGCAAAGAGGGCGTTGGAGACAATGAAGAGGGAAAACGAACGCAAGAgtaaagaatgcgaagaagcgtTAAAGGCGTTAAGAGAGCTTCAAAACGAGTTAATGAGAAAATCGATGCATGTTGGGTCACTCG CTTTTGCGGTTGAGGGTCAAGTGAAAGAAAAGAGTAAATGGTTTTCGTCGTTAAGAGACATGTCAAGAAAACTTAAG ATCATGAAAATGGATCAAATCAAACTGCTAGAAGAGGCAGAGGCTTACAAAAAACATGCTGCGGATATGAATGACATGAGTTGTATCATTCAATCAAGAA TCAACGAACAAGTTACACAACATGAACAACTCAAGAACCGATTTAACGAAGGAGCTAAAGAAAGGAAAGAACTGTACAACAAAATCCAAGAGTTAAAAG GGAATATTAGAGTATTTTGTCGGTGTAGGCCTTTGAACTCAGAAGAGATTGCTGAAGGAGCTTCAATGGCATTTGATTTTGAAGCTTCTAAAGACGGTGAACTTAGAGTAAAATCAAATGTAGCATTTAAAAAGAACTTCAAATTTGATTCAGTTTTTGGCCCCGAAGCAAACCAAG tcgatgttttcgaGGATACGTCATCGTTTGCAACCTCGGTTCTTGACGGGTACAACGTGTGCATATTTGCGTATGGACAAACTGGAACCGGAAAGACTTTTACAATGGAGGGTACGAACGAAAACCGAGGAGTTAATTTCAGGACTCTTGAAGAATTATTCCGTGTGATTAACGAACGCAAGAATCAAATCCGGTATGAGATATCCGTAAGTGTTATGGAAGTTTATAATGAGCAGATTCGCGATTTACTACTTCCAAGTTCACAGCCAGGAGTTGCTGCAAAGAG GCTTGAGATTAGACAAGTCGGTGAAGGGTTGCACCATGTTCCGGGCCTCGTTGAGGCTGCGGTGAGCAACATGGGTGAAGTTTGGGAGGTTTTGAAAACCGGGAGTAGTTCAAGGGCGGTTGGGTCAACCAACGCTAATGAGCATAGTAGCCGATCTCATTG TATACATTGTGTGATGGTTAAAGGGGAAAACTTGGTGAGTGGAGAATGCACAAGGAGCAAGCTTTGGCTAGTTGATTTAGCAGGAAGTGAACGGGTCGCGAAAACCGAGGTACAAGGAGAAAGACTCAAAGAAACCCAAAATATAAACCGATCGCTTTCGGCACTTGGAGATGTTATATCCGCTTTAGCAACTAAGAGCCCACACATCCCCTTTAG AAACTCAAAGCTCACTCATTTGCTTCAAGACTCTCTAG GTGGAGACTCGAAGACGCTAATGTTTGTGCAGATTAGTCCCAACGAGAACGATTTAAGCGAATCACTTTGCTCCCTCAACTTTGCAAGCAGAGTGAGAGGAATAGAATTGGGTCCTGCAAAGAAGCAAGTAGAAAGCGCGGAAGTTTTAAAATATAAACAAATG GCCGAGAGGTACAAGAACGAGATGAAGAACAAAGATCTACAGATCAAGAAAATGGAAGATAACGTTCATGGTTTAGACgtgaagttgaaagaaaaagagttgaaaaacaagattTTGCAAGATAAG GTTAAAGAACTAGAATCACAGCTTTTGGTTGAGAGAAAACTCGCACGCCAACATGTTGACACAAAGATAGCGGAACAGCAAATGAAACAACAGAAGGATGACGCGGTTTCCACACTTTCAAGACATCCGCTAGCTTCTAAACCGTTGAACGCAACGAAAATCAATGAAGAAAGCAAGGAAAACCAATCAAACATCGTTCAACAACCACCGCTTGTTGACAAGAACACCGCGTACAAACTACCCGCACCCTTTCCTCCAGCACGCGACCTTGTCAATCTAGACGACAATATGGAAAATGAAAACGAGAacgaaaatgaaaaagaaaacaacCCGTATTTGCCTGAACCGTTCAAGATTCCGAAACGAACTGGTAGAGCTTCCATTTGCACAACTTCACAACGGGTTGCAGTGAGATCGGTATTACCACGAAGAAACTCTTTGATCCCGCTGCCAACTACTCTAGCACCGGCCAAATTCGTGCCGCCATTGCCATCAATAGAAAGTGAAAATGAGCATGAGGATCGACCCGAGCGTTGTGTGGAGCCAGACAGTCCCAAAAGAAGCAATGGCAGTGGGAAGAAACTGATGAGCGCGTTGAGACGAAGCTTTAACAAGAAAAACCAAATGAAATCTCCATTGCAACAATATGCGAGAAGAGCGGGTGGCTTGAATGTCCCGGTGGACCGGGTCAGGGTTTCTATTGGCTCACGAGCGCGTATGGGTCATAGGCTCGTCGCCAATGGACGAAGAATAAAACAGCAGAACAACTGTATGGACAAGGAAAGAAGATGGAACATTGGCAAAGGAGGACTTTGA